The DNA region AAGCTGATCAGACTGGTCAGCCTTATCTTGAAAATAGGAAAATATGAATGAGTTGCTTTTTGACTCAATACTATTTTATCTTTTTCACGAAAGGCTAGTCTGTATAGCTAGATAGTTTTAAAAGCTGAAAGAGCTGATTTGTCTCGAATGAAAAATAGAGAAAATTGAGCGTGATGCTCCTTATCACGAGTTTTTTTCTGAGAAGTACGCTCTTTTACTACCGTCCTATCTTAACAAAAAATGACGAACGATGCCACTTTTGATCGGCAAAACAAAAATAAGTGAAACAAAACGATTGCGCTTTGCTTCACTCGTTTTTTATCTATACCGACATTTATTTTTTCTTTTTATCTGGACGAACAATCAGCACATCACAAGGCGCATTCCGAATAATGTAACTGCTGACGCTGCCGATCATAAAACGTTCGACTGCATTTAGACCCGATTGTCCCACCATGATCAAATCGATCTCGTATTTTTTCGGTAGATCATTACACATCACATCTTTAGCAGACCCATAGGTTACAACGGTTTCTACTTGAGTAAAATCAACACTCTTAGCATACGTTTCACAATCTGCCAGTAATTCTTTTGCTGTTTCTGTTTCTTGATCCAACAGATTATCATTCAAGGATGAATAGCCCATCATAGTGTATACCTGATTTTCTATGACATGAACGACGATCACGCGACTATTATTTCTTCTAGCCACCTCAACTGCCTGTTCAAAAGCTAAATTTCCTTGCTCACTGCCATCGACACCGACTAAAATATTTTTATACGTTTGTGTTAACATGATACCCATCTCCCAATCAAATTCATTTGATTCTGACACTGGATCTTTTACTGACTACTACTAACGAAGACCGTTTAAAAAGGTGGTTATTTCTTCTTTGGTCTTACGATCTTTATTGACCAAACGGCCCAGCTCTTTGCCATTATCTGTTACGACAAAACTTGGGATCCCGAAAATATTCCACTCAGAGGCCAGATCGATAAATTTGTCCCGATCAACTTCAATAAACTGAAAATCTGAGAATTCGGCTTCGATCTCAGGCATGACCGGCTTGATATATCGGCAATCGCCGCACCAATCTGCAGTGAAGAAAAAGACACTCTTATCTTTTTCTACATAACCCGCTAATTCTTCATAAGATGTTGGAATAATCATATTGACCCCTCTACTTTCCGTAAATGATCGTATTGACTGTTGTCTTGTCTAAGCCTTTTAAGACTTGGATCAGCATTTCGCGAGCTGCTTCATAGTCTTTGATATTGAACATCGTTTGATGCGTATGAATGTAACGTCCGCAAACACCGATCACTGTACTTGGAACCCCGTTATTCGTTGTATGAGCCGCACCTGCATCTGTACCGCCTTTAGAAACAAAGTATTGATATGGAATATTGTGTGTCGCTGCAGTATCCAGTAAATATTCACGGACACGAGGTAACGTGATCAAACCAGGATCATAAATACGTAATAGTGTTCCTTCACCTAAATGTCCATACGTCCCTTTTTTCGTTTGTAAATCATCGGCAGCTGAACAGTCTACTGCAAAGAATAAATCTGGTTTAAACTTGTGAACAGATGGTTTAGAACCACGCAAACCAACTTCTTCCTGAACATTCGCACCAGCGATCAATGTATGACCTAATTGTTCATTTTGCAATTCTTCCAATGCTTCTAAAACCAAAGTACAGCCGTAACGGTTATCCCAAGCTTTACTGATGATATTTTTACCATTCGCTGTTTTGATCGTTTCAGTTTGAGGTACGATCGAATCTCCTGGACGTACGCCGTAGCTTTCTGCTTCTTCTTTTGATTCAAAGCCTGCATCAAATAACACATCGGTTACTTCAAGCTGCTTTTGGCCACTTGTTCCACGCAATAAATGCGGAGGAACGGAAGAAGAAATACAAGGATAATTCCCTTTGCTTGTTTTTAAAGTAAAGCGTTGTGCTGAAACAACATATGGATTCCAGCCACCTAAAGGTACGACTTGAAATAGACCATTATCTTTGATTTGAGTCAACATAAAACCGACCTCATCCATGTGAGCCGCAACCATCACACGTGGTGCATCTTGCTCTTTTGCTCTTTTAAGACCAAAGATACCGCCTAAACCATCATATTGGATCTCATCCACTAATGGCGTCATATGCTTTTTCATATACACACGAATATCGTCTTCAAATCCGCTGGTTCCTTGCAATTCAGTCAATTCTTTGATGCGTTGAAATGTTTTTTCTTCCATCATTATATTATCTGCCAGCTACCCTTTTAAGTTTCAAGGATGAACCTTTCTTTTCTGTAAAAATAACACATCATTCAAACAGAAACGGCAGATACTCCTTTCATCTAATTTCATCATTTATTATAACGCAAATTTTTTTAATTGCCCACGTTTTTTGTTTTTCGATATTTCCTTCATGTATGGTAAAATAAAAGAAAGGTCGATTTTTTCGGCAAACATTGACTATACTCGGAGGTTATTCCCATGAATGAAGAAAATGAATTAAGCTATTTCAAAGGCGGCTTAGCGATCGGTGTGAGTCTGGGTATCATAAGTGGGATTGCTTCTACATTATGGTATCAAAAACAACGAACCGTAGATGCTGACCTAGTTTTAGAAAATGTCAAAGAAGCATTTTTAAAAGAAGGCCCGATAGAAGGATCATGGATCGAATTTGAGAAAAAGCCACTTCGGAAATTTGCGATTCATTCAAAAACCTATAATGGCGGTATTTCTCGTTTAGAAGACGGCGTTATGGTCCAATATGAATTCACAGCAGATGCGCTCACTGGTACAGTGATCGATGTCAAGAGAATCAAAGAATAAAAAGAATCAGAGAAAAACTAATGACTCGTTTTTCTCTGATTCTTTCTATTTTGGTCAAATCTTCCTCGTGCGCGTTTCCCATTACGCCCAAAAGATTCTTCCACATTTGTTTTCAAAAAATAACTAACGATCGGAACACCAATAAACAATACCAGCGCTAATGAAGGCACATACCAGCCAACGAGCATGACTGATAAGATGGCTCCATAGTATAAACGATCTCTTGCTGCATATAATTGTTTCAACTATTTTTGTCTGCTCTCTTCTTCCACTGCCAACGGAATCCCTGCTTTAAACAAACGACTAAATGTTCCATTGACAGCAATCAGTAATAAACCATAAGCAAGTGTAGGCAGCTGTTTATCCGCAGCTTCCATAGACCAGCTCGTAAAAAATGGAATCAAAACTAAAGAGAAAAGAAAACATGTATTTCTGATAACGAATGGTTCATTGATTTTTTTGATCTGCTCAAACAATTTCCGATGATCGTTCCAATAGCCCGCTACGATGAAAAAACTGATTGCAAATGTCAGCAAGCTTTCAAGAAATCCAGTATAGTCACCACTGTTGGGAATTGGTATTTCCATCATCATTCCTCCTGTTGTCACTGTACTCAGGCAACATCACTTAAGAATTGACTATTATAGATGTCCGAATAAACACCTTCAGCTTCTAATAATTCTTGATGATTCCCTGATTCTACAACATCTCCTTGATCCATCACGATGATTTTATCGGCATCATAAATCGTAGACAAACGATGAGCTACAACAAAACTGGTACGACCTACCAACAATTGTTTCATTGCTTTTTGAATCAGCATCTCTGTCCTAGTATCGACATTCGATGTCGCTTCGTCTAAAATCAAGATTTCCGGATTCGCTAAAAAGGCTCGGGCGATCGTAATCAGCTGTCTTTGTCCTTGTGAGATATTATTTGTTTCTTCATTCAAAACCGTTTCATAACCTTCCGGTAATTTTCGAACAAACTCATCCACAAAAGCCGCTTTAGCTGCAGCATAGACCTGCTCTTTCGTTGCATCAGGATTGCCGTACTTGATATTGTCGTAAATCGTTCCTGAAAAAAGCCAAGTATCCTGTAAGACCATACCGATCTTTTGATGTAGCTGTTCATGCGTAAAGTTTCGGCTATCGATTCCATCGATTTTAATACTACCGCCAGAAATTTCATAAAACCGTTGTAATAAATGAACTAAGGTTGTCTTACCTGCACCTGTGTGTCCGACAATCGCAATCGTTTCTTTGGGTGCAACCGCTAAAGAAAAGTCCTTCATCAATAATTCTTCTCCGTAGCCAAATTGAACATGATCGAAACGTACTTTAGCCGAGTCATCCAGCTGATTAGGAAATGTCTGTTCATAATGTTTTCTTTCTTCTTCATCCAATACTTCAAAGACCCGTTCCGCAGAAGCAACGATCGATAAAATCCCGCTCCATATTTGAGAGAATTGACTAATTGGTTGAGAAAATTGCGTTGAATATTGAAGGAATGCCTGTAAATTTCCGATCAAGATCGCACCTGCAGCCACTTCAACAGCACCGACAGTACAAATCACGACATAAACTAGATTTTTCAATAAAATCATCGCCGGCATCATTGAACCGCCGAAAAATTTTGATTTCCAACCGGCTTCATACATTTCTTTATTGAACGTTTCAAATTGCTGCTCAGATTTTTCTTCATAATTAAAGCTTTTGATTACCGTATGACCATTGAAAGCCTCTTCGATCTGACCATTTAAGCTGCCTTGCACGTGTAAATATTTCTTGAAATTTTCCTGTGCTTTTGGTGTAAACAGTTTCGTTATCAAAAAACTGCAGGGTAAAATCAATGCAGCGACCAAAGTCAATTTCCAACTGATCGTCAGCATCAACCAGATCACACCGATGACTAAAATCACGCTAGAAAGTAATTGAGTCAAACTTTGCTGCAGCATCGTTGCGATATTGTCCATGTCATTGATCGCGATCGACATCAGGTTTCCATTTGAATGCTTGTCAAAATAATCACTTGGTAACTCATTGATCTTTGTCTTTAACTCGTTTCGTAAGGTTTTGGTTGTATTTTGTGAAACAACTGTCATCAACCACTGTTGTACAAAGTCCGCGATTGCTTTACCAACATACATTGCTCCGACGATCCCCAATATCATGGCAAGCTTTGTGAAATCAATTCCTGTTTTTGCTTTGATTCCTGCAAAAATCAATGTCGTTGCTGATCCTAATAATTTAGGGCTTAGCACTTGAAGCAGTGTACCTGCGATTGCAATGACTGCGACTAACACGATCAGCCAAAGACTTTCTTTCATGTAGCTCATCAATCGCTTAAGTGTTCCGCTTAAATCTTTTGGTGTCGCTTTGACGCCTCTATTCATCGGTGTTCCTTTACTCATCAGGCTGCCTCCTTGTCTTCTTGTGAAAGAATGATTTCTTGATAGACCGCGTTTGTTTCGGCCAATTCCTCGTGTATTCCCCAACCAACCATTTGACCTTCATTCAATACAAGAATTTTTGCAGCATTTTTCACAGTAGTGATTCTTTGTGCCACAATAATTTTGATTGCTTGATTTAAATGAACCTTCATCTTTTTTTGGATCATTGCATCTGTTTTGAAATCAAGTGCCGAAAATGAATCATCAAAAAGATAGATCGCAGCATTTTTTACAAATGCTCTCGCCAAACAGAGTCGTTGTTTTTGACCGCCGGAAAAATTGCCGCCATTTTTTTCTACCGCGCCATCTAAACCACCTTGTGCTTGGACGAAATCTACGGCCTGCGCTAATGCTAGAGCATCCCAAAGCTCATCATCTGTCGCCCGTTGATTTCCAACCAATAAATTTTCACGGATCGTTCCAAAAAATAACTGATTTACTTGAGGTACTAAACTAACTTGTTCATGCCAATTGCTTTGAGATATCTGACTGATTTCCTGCTCATTAAAACGAATCGATCCTTTACGTGGATCATACAAGCGGTCTAGTAAATTGACTAACGTCGTTTTTCCTGAACCTGTACTTCCGATAATTGCCAAGGTTTCTCCTGATCGAACAGAAAGAGAGATTCTTTCTAAGGCGTCTTCCTCCGCACCATCATAGCTGAATGAAACTTGGTCTAGGATCAAACTATTGGTTTTAGATTCATGCTCAGCGAAATCACTTGAACCATCTTGAATCACATTTTCTGTCTCCAACACATTATTGATTCGTTTCGCAGAAATTTGTCCACGCGGAATCGAAGAAAGAACCATTGTTAAAATAGCGACGCCCATTAAAATTTGTGCTGCATAAGACACAACACCCATCATCGTTCCAATCTCCATCTGCCCTGTATCGATCAGTCCTGCACCTAGCCAAGTGATTGCGATCGTTGCTAAGCTCATCATCAACGTAATGAAAGGCATCAAGAAACTAAAGGCTGTATTTGAGCGAATCGCTAATTTGGTATACGATTCATTTTCTTTTTGGTAACGTTGATACTCTTCCTGTTCTTTATTGAACGCATGGATCACTTTTATCCCTGTCAATCCTTCTTTAAAAATTAGGTTCAGCTGATCGATCTTTCGCTGCATTTTATCAAATAAAGGATTGGTATAACGGAAAATCAACCAGCAGACGATCAAAATAATCGGTGTTACAGAAACAAATGCCATTGTTAATGATGGACTTAACCGATAGGCAAAATAGATCCCGCCGACTAGATAAAGAGGTGCTAGAATCAAAAATTTCAAGCCCATTTCAACTAGATTTTGTACTTGAGTCACATCGTTTGTATTTCTGGTAATCAATGAAGAAGAGCCAAATCGATCCATTTCTTTTTGCGAAAATGAAGTAACTTTTTTGAACAATGCTTCTCGTAATTCACCGCCTAAGCCATACGATACCTTAGCCGCAAAATAAATGTTGATCAATGCTCCACCAAAACTAATAATCGCAAACCCTAACATTAAAAATCCTTTTTGCCAAATAATCGTTTGATCATTTGGAACAACTCCTTGATTGATCAATTGAGCTGTCAACGTGGGTAAATACAAATCACTAAATGTTTGTACTAATAAAAATAAAACTGCAATTGCTGTTGTCGCCTTTGGAAGACGTTTGATTATTTTTTTCATGTATTTCCCTTCTTTCATCTACTACTTATTATTTATGCATATACAGGCATATCTCTTTTGATTTTCAATCGTTGTGTCTTACAAAAATCATAAAATAAAAATAAACAAGCAATCATCTCATCATCTCCTATGCTTTTATTCATTTAATCGATTATACAAAATTAAAACAGGTACCTTACAAAAAAGAATTATAAAGGTACCTGTTTTAAATGTCAACAAAAATATGTAGGTACCTACAAAAAAAGAGAAACCGGGACATAACTCTACGAGTTACGACCCAGTCCTCTTTAAAACCAATAAACGGTGGAAGCTTCGGGAATAAACACTTTTATCCCATTTTCTCTCTTCTTATTGCTTGATTAGTCCAACGAGTAAAATTCCCGCTGTGATCAAAAAGGCTCCTAAAATAATTTGCCTTAATTCTTTCTTTGTTTTTTGAACTCTTAAAAAGCAAAGTCCACCAAAAATTGAGACTAGTACCGCTAGCTGTGAAAAGGTAAAGCTTTTCGCAACACCGATCAATGGAATAATTAAAAATAAGCTTAGATTAGCAACACTCCATGCCAATCCCGTCGTCCAATTTTTCATGATTGCTACAGGATCGACTTTTGATTTTTCAGCCCAAGCAAGTAATAATGAACTCATAAACATCCCTACTGATTGAGGAAAAATAACAGCTGTTCCAGAGATAGAAAAAAATTGCGGCAATGTCACATACAATACTAAGGCACTTGAAGAAAACAGTAAAAAAAGAAGTCCCTGCTTAAAATCTGCTGTAAGCTTCTGTTGCTCCTGCTCTTTAGAAAATGACGTACAGACGATTCCAAAAATGACCAACAAGATACCTGTTCCTCCAATGATAAACGCTTGGATACCTTGCCACTCTCGAAAAAAGAATACCGCAACTAACGTTGTTCCTATCAATTGGGTCCCGTTAGAAATCGGCATTGCCTCAGAAACGGGCATCAATTGAAATGAGTGAAACTGTAAATACTGTCCTATCGCCCACAGACAACCTGACAAAAAGGTGACAATACACAGCGAGACAGTCAACTGCGGCTTCAAACAAAATAAGACAACGATTCCGCACAGCAACGCAACCATCGTAGTTCCTATCAACTGATTGATCGGTTTGGCTTTTGTTAAAGAAGCGATCACTGGCATCAAGCCCCAGCCAAGCGCAGGTAAAAAATAAAGTAAATACATCGATATCTCCTTCTAATTACAAAGAGAGAAAACAGCAGAGCGTTCCGCTGTTTTCTCTACTGAATTTTATTTGCTCAAAGTTTAAACACATCATCTTCGATAGAAACATGCTCTTTTCCTTTGATGATCTCCCCTTTGTCAGTCTCTGGTAATACAACGATTATCACCGGATCTTTTGCTTCGTTCTTCAGCAGTGCAAGATTCATTTCCGCTAGCTTTTGCCCACAGCTAATTGTTCCATTTTCTGCTACAAGTAATGAAAAAGGGGCTCCTTTTAGATCTACTGTATCTAATCCCATATGGATCAAGATCGTCTCTCCCGATCGACTTTCTAACGTGATCGCATGAAGTGTTGGAAAAATGTTTAAGATTTTTCCAGAGACTGGTGCATACACTTGCCCTGTATGTTCGGTGATCGCAAAGCCAGGCCCCATCATTTTCTTGGAAAAAACAGCGTCATCCACGTCTTCTAAAGGGATCAATCGACCTTCTGCTACAGCTTTTAATGACTTTTTCTTTTTAAAGAATCTCATTTTCCACCTAACCTTTATGCCAATGTTGGCCAGTACTCTTTATTTGCCTCGATCATGTCGTCTAAAACTAACTTCGCAACTCTGGCATTTGGTACTGTTTGATTTAATGTGAAGGCTTGTAGTGCTTTTTGATAAGATCCTTCAAAGTATGCATCCACTAATAATTTTTCTGCGGCAACTTGTGCTTCCATCAAGCCTTTATGGAAATCATTGATCGGTTGTCTCAAGGAAATCGGTTCAACACCTGTAGCACCCACATAAGCTGGTACTTCTACTACTGCATCTGCTCTAAGATTCGGGATCGCCCCTTGATTTGGTACGATCAACATAAAGCGACGACGTTCGTCATTCAGCAATGACGTTGCCATATCAACGATGTATTGACCGTGCTCGCCAAAATTGAAATTTAAGACGTCTTCTGTCAAACCATCACGAATTTTTTGCGCCATTTCCCGTGTATTTTTTTCTCGCCCATCCATGACCATATTTGCTCGTGTATAATTCTTATCCGCATGCTCAACGACCATATCTGGGTATAAGTAATATTCTAAATAGTTATTTGGAATGTGTGTTGGGAAATTCTTGGTGATCACAGACATCATACTGAATGCCTCTTGCCATGTCTTATCTCCAGCGTTGAAATCAGCTACTGCCATTTCCTGAGTCGTCAGTTTCTCGATGATTTCAGGCATCACATCGCGACCTAGAGATTTATCGTAGATAGAGGTATACCAGCCAAAATGATTCAATCCATAGTAGCTAGGTATCCAGTTTTTTCGATCATAGCCATAGTTGATAGCGATCGTTTCTTCAATTGAAATCGTCATATCACATGCATTGATCATTTTCGCTGTCGGATACGTCCGGCGAACGGCTTCTGAAACGATCGATTCAGGATTCGTATAATTCAAAATCCAAGCATCTGGAGCAAATTCTTGAACATACCCAACGATTTCAAGCAAACCGCCCATTGAACGCATCCCATAAGCAAAGCCACCTAAGCCACAGGTTTCTTGACCAACTAAATCATACTTCAAAGCGATCTTTTCATCTTGCTCCCGCATTTTCATTCCGCCTACACGAATTTGTGAGAAAATGAAATCACAGCCCGTAAATGCTGTTTTAGGATCTTCTGTTGATGATAGTTTCACCTCATCGTAGCCATCTTTTTTCAGCATAAAATCAATGATTAGATACATATCATCATTTCTTTTTTTATCGATATCGTATAATCGAATTTCCGCAACTGGTAAACGATCCGCATTATTTAAAACAGCTTGAATGATTCCTGGCGTATATGTGCTTCCGCCACCTGCGATTGTAATGATTTGTTTTTTTGTCATTGTCTTCACCTATCCTTGATTTTCTAATAATTTATCAAATTCAGCCATGATATACGTTACTTCCAAACCAACGATCACTTGATAATTTTTCTCTGTCGGTTTGATGATTCCGCTAACACCTAACTGCTTGATTCGTTGCTCATTCACTACAGAACTGTCCAAAACCTCTACTCTCAATCGTGTATTACAGCTATAAGCGTCCGCAATATTTTTTGCACCACCGAAAGCATCCAATAATTTTTTCGCCATATATTCATAGTTTTTACTTGCTAATGTTAGTTCTTTTTCCTCTTCTTCTATTGTTTCTGTCCCAAATTCTGTTGCCACTTCTCTTCCTAAAGTTGGGATATTACGCTTTTTGATCAGGTAATAGAATGTGAAGTAATAGAGTGCAAAGAACACTAATCCGATCGGAAGAATCAAGATCGCATTCGTTGCGATTCTAAAATTGATCAAGTAATCCACGATACAGGCACCAAAGGTAAAACCGATTCGAATATTGAATAGGTAGCAGACAAATCCTGCCAAACCTGCGAAGAATGCATGAACGACATAAAGCATTGGCGAAATGAACATAAAGCTGAATTCAACAGGTTCTGTGATATTTGCGATAAATGACGTTGCCGCACCACTCCCCATGATCCCTTTGACCATCTCTTTATTTTCTTTGAACGCTGCACGATAAATCGCTAAACAAATCGCTGGTATACCAAACATCATTACCACGAAAAATCCAGATAAGAATAATCCTGCTTGCGGATCTCCATTGATAAAGCGAGTCATCTCACCACGGAAAACTTCTCCACTTGGCGATGTATAGCTTCCTAGATCATAGTAAACATAGGTATTCAAGACATGATGAAGCCCAAATGGAATCAACAATCGATTCAGGAACATAAAAATACCGACTCCAAATGCACCCATGTCTACTAATAATTTTGCGAAACTATCGATCCCTGTTTGGATGATCGGCCAAATAACCCCAAAAACAACTGCTGTGATCGTTTGTAAAATCATGACCATCGTCAACGGAAATTTTTCGCCTGCAAAATAAGAAAATACCATTGGTAATTTTTGATTTTTGAAACGATTATAGGTCCAAGCAGCAACCAACCCAGAAATGATCCCGCCAAAAATCCCCATACTTACAGCCGGATTCATGATCTCCAACCCTTTTTTCAACGTTGCAATTGCTAGAAACCCAGTCAAAGCTGGAATCCCTTTATCCTTCGTCTTAGCAAAACCGATCGTTACACCAATGGCAAACAGAATGTCTAAATTCCCAAAAACAGCATTTCCGGCAGCACCGATCACCGGAATATTCAGCATATCATCCGCAGATAAACGCATGATCAAACCCGCCAACGGCATTGCAGCAACAGGAAGCAACATTGCTCTTCCCAATTTTTGAATATTCGCTTTAAAACTCGACATGATAACTCCTCCTTAAATTAAAAGCGGAACAAATCGTCTAATCCTGTAGAAAATTAGGAAATTGACTTTGAGACGCTTTTTGTCTCACTGGCAATTTATCTATTTTCCTAAGGATTGATTTGTGCAGCTGGATAATGATAAAAGCGGAACAGGCTCGCTCAGCCTTGACAGGAAAATAGGAAAAATCGATTGAGGTGCTTTCTGCCTCACTCTATTTTTATCTTTTTCCCGAAAGGCTAGCCTGTGCAGCTAGATAACGATAAAAGCGGAATGAACCGTTCAGTCTCGACTGAAAAATAGGAAAATATAACTGAGGTGCTTTTTTCCTCATTTATATTTTATCTTTTTTCCGAGAGACTGGCTCATGCAGCTAGATAATGATAAAAGCGGAACAGGCTCGTTTTGCTCTGACAGAAAAATAGGAAATATTGATTGAGATGCTCTTTATCTCACTCAATATTTATCTTTTTTCCGAAGAGCTAGCCTGTGTAGCTGGACAATATAAATGATCAACACTTTCTTTGAAAGTCTTGTACTGTTCAACATCAACTCAATCATTTTCGTTGTGTTTCTCAGCAAATGATCAACACTTTCTTCGAAAGTCTTGTACTGTCCATCATCAACCCAATACTTTCGTTATAATTCTCAGCAAATCTCCCGATACGTGACCAGTTCGATCTCCTTATCCTGTTTCACTGTTTTCGCAAACTCTGAATGAATCAAAAATTCGACCTGATTGATTCGTGGAAAAACAAACCCTGATCCCTGGTATAACTCTTGATCGATATAAGCTGTATGACACATGATCTCCGTTGTTTTTACCGATCTTAATTTTTCCAGCAGATCCGCTAAATATTCATCGATTCCTTTGTCTATTTGACGTTCCTTCGGCTCATCTACGCCTACATCATCAAAGAATCGCTCAAAGTAATCAACATGACGCACCTGCTCTTTTTCTTCAAAATTCCCGCGAACCGGCAAATCATATTTCTTTGCTAGAGCAACAACTACTTCCTGATTTTGTCCAAAAGTGTGTGCATGATGATGACTGTCTAAATGAGTAGGTACGATCCCTGAACGATAAACCTTTTGAATTTGACTATTCCATTCTTGGTATAGCTCATCCAAATCGATTTCAAAAGGTTGTTCATAATAAGCTAATTTCTTAAAAGAACCCTTTCCATCCATCAATGTATCAACATTTTTTAAAAGTGGTTGTCCACAAGTCAATGTCAAATGAACGCCAACACCTAAATCTGGATTTTCTTTTTTCAACTGGACTGCCTGTTCAAATCCCGGCATATTCGCCATTAGCGTGGTTGAAGTCAAAATCCCTTCACGATAAGCATCGATGATCCCATAATTCACCCCGCGGCTGTATCCAAAATCGTCTGAGTTGATAATTACTTTTCCCATTTTTCCTCTTCCTTTCTAAACAGTAAAAAAGGCGCACCCTAATAAAAGAACTCCAGTATAAAACTGAATACTCTCTCATTAGGTTACGCCTACCGAATAGTAACACCCTAATCATTGTTTTATTTAATTCTTGCCAAATGCACTGCTAAATACACTGTT from Enterococcus sp. 9D6_DIV0238 includes:
- a CDS encoding universal stress protein; this encodes MLTQTYKNILVGVDGSEQGNLAFEQAVEVARRNNSRVIVVHVIENQVYTMMGYSSLNDNLLDQETETAKELLADCETYAKSVDFTQVETVVTYGSAKDVMCNDLPKKYEIDLIMVGQSGLNAVERFMIGSVSSYIIRNAPCDVLIVRPDKKKK
- a CDS encoding ABC transporter ATP-binding protein, with product MSKGTPMNRGVKATPKDLSGTLKRLMSYMKESLWLIVLVAVIAIAGTLLQVLSPKLLGSATTLIFAGIKAKTGIDFTKLAMILGIVGAMYVGKAIADFVQQWLMTVVSQNTTKTLRNELKTKINELPSDYFDKHSNGNLMSIAINDMDNIATMLQQSLTQLLSSVILVIGVIWLMLTISWKLTLVAALILPCSFLITKLFTPKAQENFKKYLHVQGSLNGQIEEAFNGHTVIKSFNYEEKSEQQFETFNKEMYEAGWKSKFFGGSMMPAMILLKNLVYVVICTVGAVEVAAGAILIGNLQAFLQYSTQFSQPISQFSQIWSGILSIVASAERVFEVLDEEERKHYEQTFPNQLDDSAKVRFDHVQFGYGEELLMKDFSLAVAPKETIAIVGHTGAGKTTLVHLLQRFYEISGGSIKIDGIDSRNFTHEQLHQKIGMVLQDTWLFSGTIYDNIKYGNPDATKEQVYAAAKAAFVDEFVRKLPEGYETVLNEETNNISQGQRQLITIARAFLANPEILILDEATSNVDTRTEMLIQKAMKQLLVGRTSFVVAHRLSTIYDADKIIVMDQGDVVESGNHQELLEAEGVYSDIYNSQFLSDVA
- a CDS encoding thioredoxin family protein — protein: MIIPTSYEELAGYVEKDKSVFFFTADWCGDCRYIKPVMPEIEAEFSDFQFIEVDRDKFIDLASEWNIFGIPSFVVTDNGKELGRLVNKDRKTKEEITTFLNGLR
- a CDS encoding TMEM175 family protein encodes the protein MEIPIPNSGDYTGFLESLLTFAISFFIVAGYWNDHRKLFEQIKKINEPFVIRNTCFLFSLVLIPFFTSWSMEAADKQLPTLAYGLLLIAVNGTFSRLFKAGIPLAVEEESRQK
- a CDS encoding GRP family sugar transporter, giving the protein MYLLYFLPALGWGLMPVIASLTKAKPINQLIGTTMVALLCGIVVLFCLKPQLTVSLCIVTFLSGCLWAIGQYLQFHSFQLMPVSEAMPISNGTQLIGTTLVAVFFFREWQGIQAFIIGGTGILLVIFGIVCTSFSKEQEQQKLTADFKQGLLFLLFSSSALVLYVTLPQFFSISGTAVIFPQSVGMFMSSLLLAWAEKSKVDPVAIMKNWTTGLAWSVANLSLFLIIPLIGVAKSFTFSQLAVLVSIFGGLCFLRVQKTKKELRQIILGAFLITAGILLVGLIKQ
- a CDS encoding PTS sugar transporter subunit IIA, which translates into the protein MRFFKKKKSLKAVAEGRLIPLEDVDDAVFSKKMMGPGFAITEHTGQVYAPVSGKILNIFPTLHAITLESRSGETILIHMGLDTVDLKGAPFSLLVAENGTISCGQKLAEMNLALLKNEAKDPVIIVVLPETDKGEIIKGKEHVSIEDDVFKL
- a CDS encoding peptidase, with the protein product MNEENELSYFKGGLAIGVSLGIISGIASTLWYQKQRTVDADLVLENVKEAFLKEGPIEGSWIEFEKKPLRKFAIHSKTYNGGISRLEDGVMVQYEFTADALTGTVIDVKRIKE
- a CDS encoding ABC transporter ATP-binding protein, translated to MKKIIKRLPKATTAIAVLFLLVQTFSDLYLPTLTAQLINQGVVPNDQTIIWQKGFLMLGFAIISFGGALINIYFAAKVSYGLGGELREALFKKVTSFSQKEMDRFGSSSLITRNTNDVTQVQNLVEMGLKFLILAPLYLVGGIYFAYRLSPSLTMAFVSVTPIILIVCWLIFRYTNPLFDKMQRKIDQLNLIFKEGLTGIKVIHAFNKEQEEYQRYQKENESYTKLAIRSNTAFSFLMPFITLMMSLATIAITWLGAGLIDTGQMEIGTMMGVVSYAAQILMGVAILTMVLSSIPRGQISAKRINNVLETENVIQDGSSDFAEHESKTNSLILDQVSFSYDGAEEDALERISLSVRSGETLAIIGSTGSGKTTLVNLLDRLYDPRKGSIRFNEQEISQISQSNWHEQVSLVPQVNQLFFGTIRENLLVGNQRATDDELWDALALAQAVDFVQAQGGLDGAVEKNGGNFSGGQKQRLCLARAFVKNAAIYLFDDSFSALDFKTDAMIQKKMKVHLNQAIKIIVAQRITTVKNAAKILVLNEGQMVGWGIHEELAETNAVYQEIILSQEDKEAA
- the pepA gene encoding glutamyl aminopeptidase: MEEKTFQRIKELTELQGTSGFEDDIRVYMKKHMTPLVDEIQYDGLGGIFGLKRAKEQDAPRVMVAAHMDEVGFMLTQIKDNGLFQVVPLGGWNPYVVSAQRFTLKTSKGNYPCISSSVPPHLLRGTSGQKQLEVTDVLFDAGFESKEEAESYGVRPGDSIVPQTETIKTANGKNIISKAWDNRYGCTLVLEALEELQNEQLGHTLIAGANVQEEVGLRGSKPSVHKFKPDLFFAVDCSAADDLQTKKGTYGHLGEGTLLRIYDPGLITLPRVREYLLDTAATHNIPYQYFVSKGGTDAGAAHTTNNGVPSTVIGVCGRYIHTHQTMFNIKDYEAAREMLIQVLKGLDKTTVNTIIYGK